From a region of the Myxococcus stipitatus genome:
- a CDS encoding molecular chaperone: MRTRHSRRVGGLFLAALVWVLPGRGSAAAFEVNPVRLELDGESRAVAMTIRNQSMETQRFQISAHTWSQDGDGRATLQPTQELFFFPSMMTLGPGESRPVRVGISSAPLEVERSFRLIVEELPPLQPTAPTMGLKVLTRVSIPVFVAPVRKEAQSRIEGIDLKASTFHFRVHNPGTVNFFVKQARVRGLDGQGRRLMEQTQAGWYVLPGGAQAFAVAAPPDVCGKIRAVEVQLETDRGLVVQSAPVSLPGACADVATPK; the protein is encoded by the coding sequence ATGCGCACGCGGCACTCTCGTCGGGTGGGTGGCCTGTTCCTGGCCGCCCTGGTCTGGGTCCTTCCCGGAAGGGGGAGTGCCGCGGCGTTCGAGGTGAACCCTGTCCGGTTGGAGCTGGATGGTGAGTCGCGCGCGGTGGCGATGACCATCCGGAACCAGTCGATGGAGACCCAGCGGTTCCAGATCTCGGCCCATACATGGAGCCAGGACGGCGATGGCCGCGCGACCCTCCAGCCCACCCAGGAGTTGTTCTTCTTCCCGTCGATGATGACACTGGGGCCGGGAGAGTCCCGGCCCGTCCGGGTCGGTATCTCCTCGGCCCCGCTGGAGGTCGAGCGCTCCTTCCGGCTCATCGTGGAGGAGCTGCCGCCACTGCAGCCCACGGCGCCGACGATGGGCCTCAAGGTCCTCACCCGGGTGTCCATCCCGGTCTTCGTCGCTCCGGTGCGCAAGGAGGCCCAGAGCCGCATCGAGGGCATCGACCTGAAGGCCTCCACGTTCCATTTCCGCGTCCACAACCCGGGCACGGTGAACTTCTTCGTCAAGCAGGCGCGCGTCCGCGGACTGGATGGGCAGGGACGGCGGCTGATGGAGCAGACGCAGGCGGGCTGGTACGTGCTGCCCGGAGGCGCGCAGGCCTTCGCCGTGGCGGCGCCACCCGACGTGTGCGGGAAGATCCGCGCGGTGGAGGTGCAGCTCGAGACGGACCGGGGCCTGGTGGTCCAATCCGCGCCGGTCTCCTTGCCGGGGGCCTGCGCCGACGTCGCGACACCCAAATGA
- a CDS encoding DUF695 domain-containing protein, translating into MARTWTSQVDTYMAQTTEGPVSMYLDMGAARVAPLASHPVGVIVVIPMKAPRPDGLRAREECQPLFALEDALEQALAPLDLIFVGHAVGQGTTDLYFYGPESTSEAAVVDVVRGAQGSYFATVRLTRDPEWRAYRDWLYPDGHSQHFMANRQLLAFMKKNGDLHDVPRTIDHRCEFQSAHAAEQAARALASRGFAVEPPCPHDKPHAPWRLDFTRKDRLDDGQADAVTAEILELVEPHGGTYDGWGCEVQTRRPWF; encoded by the coding sequence ATGGCGCGCACCTGGACCAGTCAAGTCGACACGTACATGGCGCAGACGACGGAGGGCCCTGTCTCCATGTACCTGGACATGGGCGCCGCCCGCGTGGCGCCGCTCGCGAGCCATCCGGTGGGCGTCATCGTGGTCATCCCGATGAAGGCGCCACGCCCGGACGGACTGCGGGCAAGAGAGGAGTGCCAGCCATTGTTCGCGCTGGAGGATGCGTTGGAGCAGGCACTCGCTCCGCTCGACCTGATCTTCGTGGGCCACGCGGTCGGGCAGGGCACCACGGACCTGTACTTCTATGGTCCCGAGAGCACCTCCGAGGCAGCGGTCGTGGACGTCGTACGAGGAGCCCAGGGCAGCTACTTCGCGACGGTCCGCCTGACGCGGGATCCTGAATGGAGGGCCTACCGCGACTGGCTCTATCCCGATGGACACAGCCAACACTTCATGGCCAATCGTCAGCTGCTCGCCTTCATGAAGAAGAATGGCGACCTGCACGACGTCCCCCGGACGATCGACCACCGTTGTGAATTCCAGAGCGCCCACGCGGCGGAGCAGGCCGCCAGGGCCCTCGCCAGCAGGGGATTCGCGGTCGAGCCGCCCTGCCCCCACGACAAGCCCCATGCGCCATGGAGGCTTGACTTCACGCGAAAGGACCGACTCGACGATGGTCAGGCGGACGCGGTGACCGCCGAAATCCTCGAGCTGGTCGAACCCCACGGTGGCACCTACGACGGATGGGGCTGCGAGGTCCAGACGCGGCGGCCGTGGTTCTGA
- a CDS encoding 4Fe-4S single cluster domain-containing protein: protein MSSASAIASDTPVLRVAQLVPRTEAEGPGRRFAVWVQGCPLRCPGCCNPEMFAMGRGTVMTAEALAARVLATPGIEGLSVLGGEPFAQAGPVAELCERVRAGGLSAMVFSGYTLAELRAQGRPDVERLLATLDLLVDGRYEQDLPESKRRWIGSSNQVMHFLTPRYSPEDPTFTAPNTAEVHLVEGRVVINGWPALADRLRP, encoded by the coding sequence ATGTCCTCCGCGTCCGCCATCGCCTCCGACACCCCGGTCCTCCGGGTGGCCCAGCTCGTGCCACGCACGGAGGCGGAGGGCCCCGGCCGCCGCTTCGCCGTGTGGGTGCAGGGCTGTCCGCTGCGCTGCCCGGGCTGCTGCAATCCGGAGATGTTCGCGATGGGGCGAGGCACCGTCATGACGGCGGAGGCGCTCGCGGCGCGCGTGCTCGCCACGCCGGGCATCGAGGGGCTGTCGGTCCTGGGCGGAGAGCCCTTCGCGCAAGCGGGCCCGGTGGCCGAGCTGTGCGAGCGCGTGCGCGCGGGGGGCCTGAGCGCCATGGTGTTCAGCGGCTACACGCTCGCGGAGCTGCGCGCCCAGGGACGACCGGACGTCGAGCGGCTGCTCGCGACGCTCGACCTGCTGGTGGATGGACGCTACGAGCAGGACCTGCCTGAGTCGAAGCGGCGCTGGATTGGCTCGAGCAACCAGGTCATGCACTTCCTGACGCCCCGCTATTCGCCGGAGGACCCCACCTTCACCGCGCCCAACACGGCCGAGGTCCACCTGGTCGAGGGGCGCGTCGTCATCAACGGCTGGCCCGCCCTGGCCGACCGGCTGCGCCCATGA
- a CDS encoding WGR domain-containing protein produces the protein MPRYEFKEGSSNKFWEITLEGDSFTAKWGRIGTEGQEKTQSFDSEEAARKEYEKLIREKEKKGYELVGEGGEDDEEGGGKVVVGASNPELEAAILKDPDNADAYLVYGDWLQAQGDPRGELIALQNAQAKATGAEASTAKRQVNAHIKKHQALLLGGLTKAWADEELSVEWHLGFIREARIAKKDYDSELDVPETLKKLLSHPSARFLRSLTIGMVDMDGENSYDDVTEAIAQSGERPTLQSLFLGDFEYPDETEISWSYLNDVSPALKVLPNLRSLRLRGASAELGKIDLPELREFIVETGGLPRAAIQSITSAKWPKLEKLEIWFGSDNYGAEGGVDDIQPILDGKGLPSLKKLGLCNSEFTDALANVLPKAKILAQLEQLDLSKGTLSDAGAKVLADNAAAFAHLKHMDFRQNTLEKDGVKLVTKLCPSVAAGNQREYEEEYRYSAVGE, from the coding sequence ATGCCGCGGTACGAGTTCAAGGAAGGCAGCTCCAACAAGTTCTGGGAAATCACGCTCGAGGGCGACTCCTTCACCGCGAAGTGGGGCCGTATCGGCACCGAGGGCCAGGAGAAGACGCAGTCCTTCGACTCCGAGGAGGCCGCGCGCAAGGAGTACGAGAAGCTCATCCGTGAGAAGGAGAAGAAGGGCTACGAGCTGGTGGGCGAGGGCGGCGAGGACGACGAGGAGGGCGGCGGCAAGGTCGTGGTCGGCGCCTCCAACCCGGAGCTGGAGGCCGCCATCCTGAAGGACCCGGACAACGCGGACGCCTATCTCGTCTATGGCGACTGGCTCCAGGCCCAGGGCGACCCGCGCGGCGAGCTCATCGCGCTCCAGAATGCCCAGGCCAAGGCGACCGGCGCGGAGGCCAGCACGGCCAAGCGCCAGGTCAACGCGCACATCAAGAAGCACCAGGCGCTGCTGCTCGGCGGCCTGACGAAGGCGTGGGCGGACGAGGAGCTCTCGGTGGAGTGGCACCTGGGCTTCATCCGCGAGGCGCGCATCGCGAAGAAGGACTACGACTCCGAGCTGGACGTCCCGGAGACGCTGAAGAAGCTGCTGTCGCACCCGTCCGCGCGCTTCCTGCGCTCGCTCACCATCGGCATGGTCGACATGGACGGCGAGAACTCCTACGACGACGTGACGGAGGCCATCGCGCAGTCGGGCGAACGCCCCACCCTCCAGTCGCTGTTCCTGGGTGACTTCGAGTATCCGGACGAGACGGAGATCTCCTGGTCGTACCTCAACGACGTGTCGCCGGCGCTCAAGGTCCTGCCGAACCTGCGCTCGCTGCGGCTGCGCGGGGCCTCGGCGGAGCTGGGGAAGATCGACCTGCCGGAGCTGCGTGAGTTCATCGTGGAGACGGGCGGCCTGCCGCGGGCGGCCATCCAGTCCATCACCAGCGCGAAGTGGCCAAAGCTGGAGAAGCTGGAGATCTGGTTCGGCTCCGACAACTACGGCGCCGAGGGTGGCGTGGACGACATCCAGCCCATCCTCGATGGCAAGGGGCTGCCCAGCCTGAAGAAGCTGGGGCTGTGCAACTCCGAGTTCACCGACGCGCTGGCCAACGTCCTTCCGAAGGCGAAGATCCTCGCGCAGCTCGAGCAGCTCGACCTGTCCAAGGGGACGCTCTCCGACGCGGGGGCGAAGGTGCTGGCGGACAACGCAGCGGCCTTCGCGCACCTCAAGCACATGGACTTCCGCCAGAACACGCTGGAGAAGGACGGCGTCAAGCTGGTGACGAAGCTGTGCCCCAGCGTGGCGGCGGGCAACCAGCGCGAGTACGAGGAGGAGTACCGCTACTCGGCAGTGGGCGAGTAG
- a CDS encoding AAA family ATPase, with protein MSSVPRREEPAADPIATLGFDALAREAQGLRERLNRFRLALGRHFVGKQTLVDLMTVAAVAQEPLLLVGPPGTAKSDLVLKFREALDIPSADYFEYLLTRFTEPSEVLGPIDINLLRQGRYIRREGGKLPTARLVFLDEVFKASSAILNALLTVINERKFYQDGAPQPVRLKVLFAATNELPEHAELGALKDRFCLKAACRPVQDRYFMELLDSGLESQTHRELNQKPWAEGHATLEDVLKAHRYLTLMMGRKEPGPEGRELRDRDLFFRDELLREFRRVVQTLTREDGVFISDRKLVKLYRLLRTRAWIFHGGAVERQDLQLLSYLGETREEIDLLEEKVPRLLGLT; from the coding sequence ATGAGCAGTGTTCCCCGGCGGGAGGAGCCTGCCGCCGACCCCATCGCGACGCTGGGCTTCGACGCCCTGGCCCGCGAGGCCCAGGGCCTGCGTGAGCGGCTCAACCGCTTCCGGCTCGCGCTGGGGCGGCACTTCGTGGGCAAGCAGACGCTGGTGGACCTGATGACGGTGGCGGCGGTGGCCCAGGAGCCGCTGCTGCTGGTGGGCCCCCCGGGCACCGCGAAGTCGGACCTGGTGCTCAAGTTCCGCGAGGCGCTGGACATCCCCAGCGCGGACTACTTCGAGTACCTGCTGACGCGCTTCACCGAGCCCTCGGAGGTGCTGGGCCCCATCGACATCAACCTGCTGCGCCAGGGCCGCTACATCCGCCGCGAGGGCGGCAAGCTGCCCACCGCGCGGCTCGTCTTCCTGGACGAGGTCTTCAAGGCCAGCTCCGCCATCCTCAACGCGCTGCTCACCGTCATCAACGAGCGCAAGTTCTACCAGGACGGCGCGCCCCAGCCGGTGCGGCTGAAGGTGCTCTTCGCGGCCACCAACGAGCTGCCCGAGCACGCCGAGCTGGGCGCCCTCAAGGACCGCTTCTGCCTGAAGGCCGCGTGCCGCCCGGTGCAGGACCGCTACTTCATGGAGCTGCTCGACTCCGGCCTGGAGTCGCAGACGCACCGCGAGCTGAACCAGAAGCCGTGGGCGGAGGGGCACGCCACGCTGGAGGACGTGCTCAAGGCCCACCGCTACCTGACGCTGATGATGGGCCGCAAGGAGCCAGGGCCGGAGGGGCGCGAGCTGAGGGACCGCGACCTGTTCTTCCGCGACGAGCTGCTGCGCGAGTTCCGCCGCGTCGTGCAGACGCTCACGCGCGAGGACGGCGTGTTCATCAGCGACCGCAAGCTGGTGAAGCTCTACCGGCTGTTGCGCACGCGCGCGTGGATCTTCCACGGCGGCGCGGTGGAGCGGCAGGACCTCCAGCTCCTGTCGTACCTCGGCGAGACGCGCGAGGAGATCGACCTGCTCGAGGAGAAGGTCCCCCGGCTGCTCGGGTTGACCTGA
- a CDS encoding AAA family ATPase produces the protein MSLRVAEEGLPTELTPFAAVEAAYPAELGRVCEALMRGLPVMVEADKELTPYFYKCLRDRMKKDGRQFLYLDGRSAVEPPPGMPVPGILATLIAQLRDAVRGAVRERIVVLPHLDLLTTTSGGLTSEAREVIPLLYENPEILWVGFKDPSFPLPRVIENLFPHKESILGVGRERLRFLVTQRESRKFGRGLQPYSLYKHVSGVNAVRLRRLLGAITGEDYPTDARPAHAQLRSATLTGSLSVPELDLHADIGGYAKVKERIQREILDVLAHKETLADPEAIKRVEGLLPRGMIFWGPPGTGKTLFAKAMASSLGAAVQVVSGPELKSRWVGESEENLRQIFVKARQAAPSLIIFDELDSFAAARGTFTGSGVEHSMVNQLLTEMDGFRKDELVFVVGTTNFVESLDPALLRPGRFEFQLCIPYPNSTDRRAILSIYDRKLGLEMSERALDYAVKRTGDRVEGTGSRFSGDHIQALCRALARRRLRELKQGPTEAVDVERALTDFLDRPELTPTEERVVATHEAGHAVCALFCPNAPSIDRISIRGDLAGSLGFVQYADPAHRYVVTRGQLLDHICMLFGGREAEALLLDDLSLGSAHDLERATELARELVEELGMGGDGVPVRRFDAPGRQGERHALSDATRATLEAAVQEVLATQRARARDILAREKDRLVALRELLLERKVLDREAFVHLTPSTVPARKESLHG, from the coding sequence ATGAGCCTGCGCGTCGCCGAGGAGGGCCTTCCCACGGAGCTGACGCCCTTCGCGGCGGTGGAGGCCGCGTACCCCGCGGAGCTGGGCCGGGTCTGCGAGGCGCTGATGCGCGGGCTGCCCGTCATGGTGGAGGCGGACAAGGAGCTGACGCCGTACTTCTACAAGTGCCTGCGCGACCGGATGAAGAAGGACGGGCGGCAGTTCCTCTACCTGGACGGGCGCAGCGCCGTCGAGCCGCCGCCCGGCATGCCCGTGCCTGGCATCCTCGCCACGCTCATCGCCCAGCTGCGGGACGCGGTGCGCGGCGCGGTGCGCGAGCGCATCGTCGTGCTGCCCCACCTGGACCTGCTCACCACCACCAGCGGCGGGCTCACCTCCGAGGCGCGCGAGGTCATCCCGCTCCTGTACGAGAACCCGGAGATCCTCTGGGTGGGCTTCAAGGACCCGTCCTTCCCGCTGCCGCGGGTCATCGAGAACCTGTTCCCCCACAAGGAGAGCATCCTCGGGGTGGGCCGCGAGCGGCTGCGCTTCCTGGTCACCCAGCGCGAGAGCCGCAAGTTCGGCCGGGGGCTCCAGCCGTACTCGCTCTACAAGCACGTGTCCGGCGTGAACGCGGTGCGGCTGCGCCGGCTGCTGGGCGCCATCACCGGCGAGGACTACCCGACGGACGCGCGCCCCGCCCACGCCCAGCTGCGCTCGGCCACGCTGACCGGCTCGCTCAGCGTGCCGGAGCTGGACCTGCACGCGGACATCGGCGGCTACGCGAAGGTGAAGGAGCGCATCCAGCGGGAGATCCTCGACGTGCTCGCCCACAAGGAGACGCTGGCGGACCCGGAGGCGATCAAGCGCGTGGAGGGCCTGTTGCCGCGCGGGATGATCTTCTGGGGCCCGCCGGGCACCGGCAAGACGCTCTTCGCCAAGGCCATGGCGTCCTCGCTGGGAGCGGCGGTGCAGGTGGTGAGCGGCCCGGAGCTCAAGAGCCGCTGGGTGGGTGAGAGCGAGGAGAACCTCCGGCAGATCTTCGTGAAGGCGCGCCAGGCGGCGCCCAGCCTCATCATCTTCGACGAGTTGGACTCCTTCGCGGCGGCCCGCGGCACGTTCACCGGCTCCGGCGTGGAGCACTCCATGGTGAACCAGCTCCTCACGGAGATGGACGGCTTCCGCAAGGACGAGCTGGTCTTCGTGGTGGGCACCACCAACTTCGTGGAGTCGCTGGACCCCGCGCTGCTGCGCCCGGGCCGCTTCGAGTTCCAGCTCTGCATCCCCTACCCCAACAGCACGGACCGCCGGGCCATCCTGTCCATCTACGACCGGAAGCTGGGGCTGGAGATGTCGGAGCGGGCGCTGGACTACGCGGTGAAGCGCACGGGGGACCGGGTGGAGGGCACCGGCTCGCGCTTCTCCGGCGACCACATCCAGGCGCTGTGCCGGGCCCTGGCGCGGCGCAGGCTGCGCGAGCTCAAGCAGGGCCCCACGGAGGCGGTGGACGTGGAGCGCGCGCTGACGGACTTCCTCGACCGGCCGGAGCTCACGCCCACCGAGGAGCGCGTCGTCGCCACGCACGAGGCCGGCCACGCGGTGTGCGCGCTGTTCTGCCCCAACGCGCCGTCCATCGACCGCATCAGCATCCGGGGCGACCTGGCGGGCTCGCTCGGGTTCGTGCAGTACGCGGACCCGGCGCACCGCTATGTCGTCACGCGCGGCCAGCTGCTGGACCACATCTGCATGCTCTTCGGCGGACGCGAGGCGGAGGCGCTCCTGCTCGACGACCTGTCGCTGGGCAGCGCGCACGACCTGGAGCGCGCCACCGAGCTGGCCCGGGAGCTGGTGGAGGAGCTGGGCATGGGCGGCGACGGTGTCCCCGTGCGCCGCTTCGACGCCCCGGGGCGCCAGGGCGAGCGGCATGCCCTTTCGGACGCCACGCGCGCGACGCTGGAGGCGGCCGTCCAGGAGGTCCTGGCGACGCAGCGGGCGCGGGCCCGGGACATCCTCGCGCGGGAGAAGGACCGGCTCGTCGCGCTGCGGGAGCTGCTGCTCGAACGCAAGGTGCTGGACCGCGAGGCCTTCGTCCACCTCACCCCTTCCACGGTTCCGGCGCGCAAGGAGTCCCTCCATGGCTAG
- the pru gene encoding fruiting body spore coat protein U — MKALKTAVAAATVSAALVAATSAQAATANANLSVAATVGSACSITSGSLNFGSYDPLVVNASAGVDLLASGTLTVQCTLLGSAVLTLGQGTHPASGSTDAVPLRRMRNTVSTDFLDYFLYQDVTRLVVWGNTAGTGLPYTGTGLPVPVNVYGTVPRGQNIPSGTYNDTVVATLTF; from the coding sequence ATGAAAGCATTGAAGACCGCAGTCGCCGCAGCCACCGTCTCCGCCGCCCTCGTCGCGGCCACATCGGCGCAGGCCGCGACCGCCAACGCGAATCTCAGCGTCGCGGCGACCGTGGGGTCCGCCTGCAGCATCACCTCCGGATCATTGAACTTCGGGTCGTACGACCCCCTCGTCGTCAACGCGAGCGCGGGCGTGGACCTGCTCGCCTCGGGGACGCTGACGGTGCAGTGCACGCTGCTGGGCAGCGCGGTCCTCACCCTCGGCCAGGGCACGCACCCCGCCAGTGGGTCGACGGACGCGGTGCCGCTGCGCCGCATGAGGAATACGGTCTCCACCGACTTCCTCGACTACTTCCTGTACCAGGACGTGACGCGCCTGGTGGTGTGGGGCAACACGGCCGGCACGGGCCTTCCGTACACGGGGACGGGTCTGCCGGTGCCCGTGAATGTCTACGGCACGGTTCCCAGGGGGCAGAACATTCCGTCCGGCACCTACAACGACACGGTCGTCGCCACGCTGACGTTCTGA
- a CDS encoding STM4014 family protein has product MAAPAFIVIGNAENRRVTLFQDALARQGLPPATVVSWRELLKEPSRLTDLPDTDALVRIDAAGESWAVEKALLKRGHAAAMTQGCAVLSPERVEGLEEDHGRIVCPRQAHLGFLGVLAELEACFAARPRWRVLQQPRSIADLFDKRVTSRLYASRGIPVPEPLDGVTDVESLRARMREEDWREVFVKVSCGSSASCLALFRSHRGRESLLTSIEQADTGWYNSLKVRRIVEPGRVEEVLGFLLREGSQVERSIPKARLGGDSFDCRVLMVAREPAFIVVRQSTLPITNLHLGGKRGDLEALRAAVPSNEWEQAMESCRRVARLHDCLHVGIDLLFEEYFQGHRIVEANAFGDLLPNLYRDGLSVYEWEIREALSRYGATPG; this is encoded by the coding sequence ATGGCGGCCCCCGCCTTCATCGTCATCGGCAACGCGGAGAACCGGCGCGTCACCCTCTTCCAGGACGCGCTGGCCCGCCAGGGGCTGCCACCCGCGACGGTGGTGTCCTGGCGGGAGCTGCTGAAGGAGCCCTCCCGCCTGACGGACCTGCCGGACACGGACGCGCTGGTCCGCATCGACGCCGCGGGGGAGAGCTGGGCGGTGGAGAAGGCCCTGCTGAAGCGCGGCCACGCCGCGGCGATGACGCAGGGCTGCGCGGTGCTCTCGCCCGAGCGGGTGGAGGGGCTGGAGGAGGACCACGGGAGGATCGTCTGCCCCCGGCAGGCCCACCTGGGGTTCCTGGGCGTGCTGGCGGAGCTGGAGGCGTGCTTCGCGGCGCGTCCGCGCTGGCGGGTGCTCCAGCAGCCCCGGAGCATCGCGGACCTGTTCGACAAGCGCGTCACGTCGCGGCTGTACGCGTCGCGGGGCATCCCCGTTCCGGAGCCCCTGGACGGGGTGACGGACGTGGAGTCCCTGCGGGCGCGGATGCGGGAGGAGGACTGGCGCGAGGTGTTCGTGAAGGTGTCCTGTGGCTCCTCCGCCTCGTGCCTCGCGCTCTTCCGGAGCCATCGGGGACGCGAGTCGCTGCTCACCTCCATCGAGCAGGCGGACACGGGCTGGTACAACTCCCTAAAGGTGCGGCGCATCGTGGAGCCGGGGCGCGTGGAGGAGGTGCTCGGGTTCCTGTTGCGGGAGGGCTCGCAGGTGGAGCGCTCCATCCCCAAGGCCCGCCTGGGCGGGGACTCGTTCGACTGTCGCGTGCTCATGGTGGCGAGGGAGCCCGCCTTCATCGTGGTGCGGCAGAGCACGCTGCCCATCACCAACCTGCACCTGGGTGGGAAGCGGGGGGACTTGGAGGCGCTGCGGGCGGCGGTCCCGTCGAACGAATGGGAGCAGGCCATGGAGAGCTGCCGGCGGGTGGCGCGGCTCCATGACTGCCTCCATGTGGGCATCGATCTGCTCTTCGAGGAGTACTTCCAGGGGCATCGCATCGTGGAGGCGAATGCCTTCGGGGACCTGCTGCCCAACCTCTACCGGGATGGGCTGAGCGTGTACGAGTGGGAGATTCGCGAGGCGCTGTCGAGGTACGGCGCGACGCCGGGCTGA
- a CDS encoding DTW domain-containing protein, with protein MSPRAAPRPRCDRCNLPSHLCLCAEIPQVRTRTRFVLLQHALEIRKKSNTGRVAALALENSALLTHGLPGDALDSSLLSAPGTWLLYPDGPPMPAEVPPPKQLVVLDGSWSQARRMSQRLPVLRALPRLVLPPPPPGMLKLREPTHPSGMSTLDAIAQAVALLEGEDVAAPLARLAALRVQRIADCGSLN; from the coding sequence ATGTCTCCGCGTGCCGCCCCTCGCCCCCGTTGTGATCGCTGCAACCTCCCATCCCACCTGTGCCTGTGCGCGGAGATTCCCCAGGTGAGGACGAGGACCCGGTTCGTCCTGCTCCAGCACGCGCTGGAGATTCGGAAGAAGAGCAACACGGGCAGGGTCGCCGCCCTCGCGCTCGAGAACTCGGCGCTGCTGACCCACGGCTTGCCGGGCGATGCCTTGGATTCCTCGCTGCTGTCCGCGCCGGGGACCTGGCTGCTCTACCCGGACGGGCCTCCGATGCCAGCGGAGGTCCCGCCTCCGAAACAGCTCGTGGTGCTCGACGGCAGCTGGTCCCAGGCGCGACGGATGAGCCAGCGTCTCCCCGTCCTCCGCGCACTCCCGCGCCTCGTGCTGCCTCCACCGCCGCCTGGGATGCTCAAGCTCCGCGAGCCCACGCACCCCTCGGGCATGTCCACGCTGGACGCCATCGCCCAGGCCGTGGCCCTGCTCGAAGGGGAGGATGTGGCCGCCCCGCTCGCGCGACTGGCCGCGCTGCGAGTCCAGCGTATCGCCGACTGCGGCTCGCTGAACTGA